The proteins below come from a single Mycobacterium parmense genomic window:
- a CDS encoding nitroreductase family deazaflavin-dependent oxidoreductase, with the protein MRVPRAVANFNRRVTNPAARSITPWLPGQGTLEHVGRKSGKRYRTPLLVFPTRDGFVVLVGYGLNSDWLKNVFAGGRAVLHKRGKSIALANPRLLTKAEGAALVAGPSGVFYRLFPYNEAALVLTEVNSSQ; encoded by the coding sequence ATGCGGGTGCCGAGGGCCGTCGCAAACTTCAATCGTCGAGTCACCAATCCAGCGGCTCGGTCGATCACGCCATGGCTTCCAGGCCAAGGGACCCTCGAACATGTCGGACGCAAATCAGGCAAGCGCTACCGAACGCCGCTGCTGGTTTTTCCCACCCGCGACGGCTTCGTCGTTCTCGTCGGGTACGGGCTGAATTCGGACTGGCTGAAGAATGTATTCGCCGGAGGACGGGCGGTGCTGCACAAGCGGGGCAAGAGCATCGCGCTTGCCAATCCCCGCCTCCTGACCAAGGCTGAGGGCGCAGCGCTCGTTGCGGGACCATCTGGCGTGTTCTACCGCCTGTTTCCGTACAACGAGGCGGCACTGGTGTTGACCGAAGTCAACTCCTCGCAGTGA
- a CDS encoding limonene-1,2-epoxide hydrolase family protein: protein MSSPADVVRRFCALMEQRDAEALRPLLAEGATYQNVGMPTFTGPDAIVENMAAQFAMFPDAYAFEIVNLASEGPVVLTERLDYIQAPDGSKPAIPVMGTFVVNDEGRITRWTDYFDLNLTIKLLQGEDISALVPSTA from the coding sequence ATGTCTTCGCCAGCCGATGTCGTCCGCCGGTTCTGCGCCTTGATGGAGCAGCGGGACGCCGAAGCGTTGCGCCCTCTGCTCGCCGAAGGGGCCACTTATCAGAATGTGGGAATGCCCACCTTCACCGGGCCAGACGCCATCGTGGAGAACATGGCTGCCCAGTTCGCGATGTTCCCGGACGCCTACGCCTTCGAAATCGTCAACCTCGCCAGCGAGGGTCCCGTGGTGCTCACCGAACGCCTGGACTACATCCAGGCACCGGACGGAAGCAAGCCGGCCATCCCGGTCATGGGGACCTTTGTCGTCAATGACGAGGGAAGGATCACTCGCTGGACCGACTATTTCGACCTGAACCTGACAATAAAGCTTCTCCAAGGCGAGGACATCAGCGCCCTGGTGCCGTCGACCGCATGA